The Salvia splendens isolate huo1 chromosome 21, SspV2, whole genome shotgun sequence genome includes a window with the following:
- the LOC121784591 gene encoding light-mediated development protein DET1-like codes for MFRSNNVAARIFERQISSPAPGTSVHCARRFYENIVPSHTIYDIECPDILFRKFSDDGNYLVTFSRNHQDLVVYRPTWLSFSCREDDCLNRDLPSKANKFESFFTQLYCVTLAASGELICKDFFLYSEKNQYGIFATSTAQIHDAPAVGGAIQGIPSIEKITFHLVRLEDGVILDERVFRNDYINLAHSMGVFLYDDLVAIVSLRYQRIHILQIRDSGNLVDVRSIGEYCREDDELFLNSSSQGMAIPDRNTAQNIGNGLESIHHMPETSFLSGLKQRLLSFILRGIWNEEHDPTSRMQCLKKKFYFHFQDYADLVIWKVQFLDRHHLLIKFGSVDGGVARNTDNHPAFFAVYNMETTEIISFYQNSAEDLYTLFELFCDHFHSSSKNSFYMNFLSTHSNNIYALEQLKCNKTKASSCQQFVKKMLATLPFNCQSQSPSPYFDHSLFRYDEKLISATDRHRQSTDHPIKFILRRQPNTLKFKIKPGPEAGNSDTRTKKISSFLFHPILPLAISVQQTLFLQPAVVNIHFRR; via the exons ATGTTTAGAAGCAACAATGTGGCGGCCCGAATTTTCGAGCGCCAGATTTCTTCTCCGGCTCCCGGCACCTCT GTCCATTGTGCCAGACGATTTTATGAGAACATAGTTCCAAGTCATACTATATACGACATTGAATGCCCTGACATTTTATTTCGTAAGTTCAGCGACGATGGAAACTACCTTGTAACTTTCAGCAGGAATCATCAGGATCTTGTTGTTTACAGACCCACTTGGCTATCATTTTCATGCAGAGAAGACGATTGTCTTAATCGTGATCTTCCTTCTAAAGCCAACAAATTTGAAAGTTTTTTTACCCAATTGTATTGCGTCACTCTTGCTGCCAGTGGTGAGCTTATATGCAAAGATTTCTTCCTGTACTCAGAGAAGAATCAATATGGAATATTTGCAACGTCAACTGCACAAATTCACGATGCACCTGCTGTTGGAGGTGCAATTCAAGGAATTCCATCAATCGAAAAAATAACCTTTCACCTTGTAAG ATTGGAAGATGGAGTGATACTTGATGAGAGGGTTTTCCGCAATGATTATATTAACTTGGCTCATAGCATGGGTGTTTTCTTGTACGATGATTTGGTGGCTATAGTGTCTCTGCGTTATCAGAGAATCCACATTCTCCAAATCAGAGACTCTGGAAACCTTGTTGATGTTAGATCTATTGGGGAATATTGCCGAGAAGATGATGAGCTTTTCCTCAATTCAAGTTCTCAG GGTATGGCCATCCCGGACAGAAATACAGCACAAAATATTGGCAATGGTCTGGAAAGTATCCATCATATGCCAGAGACTTCTTTTTTAAGTGGTTTAAAGCAGCGCTTGCTTTCCTTTATATTACGCGGGATATGGAATGAAGAGCATGATCCGACTTCA AGAATGCAGTGCCTTAAGAAGAAGTTTTATTTCCATTTCCAAGATTATGCTGATTTGGTTATATGGAAG GTGCAATTCTTAGACCGCCATCACCTTTTAATAAAGTTTGGCAGTGTTGATGGTGGG GTGGCACGAAATACAGATAACCATCCCGCATTCTTTGCTGTATATAATATGGAGACGACGGAAATAATTTCATTCTATCAG AACTCTGCTGAGGATCTCTACACATTGTTTGAGCTGTTTTGCGATCATTTCCATTCCTCGTCAAagaattccttttacatgaattttTTATCAACACATTCAAACAACATTTATGCCCTGGAGCAGTTGAAATGCAATAAAACCAAAGCTAGCAGCTGCCAGCAG TTTGTTAAGAAGATGTTAGCTACTTTGCCTTTCAATTGTCAGTCCCAGAGCCCTTCACCCTACTTCGATCACTCACTATTTCGATATGATGAAAAG TTGATTTCAGCAACTGACCGACACAGACAGTCCACTGACCATCCGATCAAATTCATTTTGAGGAGGCAACCGAATACTCTTAAATTTAAGATCAAACCAG GTCCTGAAGCTGGGAATTCGGATACTCGGACGAAGAAGATATCGTCGTTTCTATTTCATCCGATTTTACCCCTAGCAATTTCTGTACAACAGACTCTATTTTTGCAGCCTGCAGTTGTTAATATCCACTTCCGTAGATAA